A region of Mesorhizobium sp. M3A.F.Ca.ET.080.04.2.1 DNA encodes the following proteins:
- the apaG gene encoding Co2+/Mg2+ efflux protein ApaG, which translates to MYRAVTRNIEVQVRPFFLEDRSDPSENRYVWGYQVTIDNRSEEFVQLLSRYWHITDGHGRVEEVRGAGVVGDQPELNPGDSYQYTSGCPLSTPSGIMVGHYTMRNGRGEMFDVAIPAFSLDMPGTRRTVN; encoded by the coding sequence ATGTATCGCGCCGTGACGCGGAACATAGAAGTGCAGGTCAGGCCGTTCTTCCTGGAGGATCGCTCCGATCCATCAGAGAACCGCTATGTCTGGGGATACCAGGTGACGATCGACAATCGATCGGAAGAGTTCGTTCAGCTTCTATCGCGCTACTGGCACATCACCGACGGTCATGGCCGCGTCGAGGAAGTGCGTGGCGCGGGCGTCGTCGGCGACCAGCCGGAACTCAACCCCGGCGACAGCTACCAGTACACGTCGGGCTGCCCCCTCTCGACGCCGTCCGGCATCATGGTCGGCCACTATACGATGCGCAACGGGCGCGGCGAGATGTTCGACGTCGCGATCCCGGCCTTCTCGCTCGACATGCCGGGCACAAGGCGGACGGTGAATTAG
- a CDS encoding ATP-binding protein gives MAETSAERKSTRQALAARLWRGRWLLGGGTLAILAVYAFAGLSIFVPLLALAVLAIAALLPADNEHRSADGAAAIEASGLQRLSGEYLAAAVADPLIIFDRAATIVHANAAAFAAFGGLAPGMSLSLKFRAPEMQALLDGIVSGIVAADVVDYTEKLPVERTYRVSASSVGHATELYVLVFKDQSETRRIDRMRADFIANASHELRTPLASIAGFIETLRGPARDDAAARDQFLQIMQNQTGRMARLIDDLLSLSRLEMKPYLRPGTEVDLRQTIDAVIDSLAPLAKENGLAIEREFTDGSLSVPGDRDELFQVFENLLENACKYGQSGGRVTVSIARTGSGQEESVDVTIRDYGPGIAEEHIPRITERFYRVDVESSRTQKGTGLGLSIVKHILTRHNATLSIKSEVGKGAAFTVHLPAC, from the coding sequence ATGGCTGAGACGAGCGCGGAACGGAAGAGCACGAGGCAAGCCCTCGCCGCCCGGCTGTGGCGCGGCCGCTGGCTGCTTGGCGGCGGCACCCTCGCGATCCTGGCCGTCTACGCGTTTGCGGGCCTTTCGATCTTTGTGCCGTTGCTGGCGCTGGCGGTGCTCGCCATTGCGGCACTGCTGCCGGCCGATAACGAGCATCGCTCGGCCGACGGCGCGGCCGCGATCGAGGCAAGCGGGCTGCAGCGCCTGTCCGGCGAATATCTCGCCGCCGCGGTCGCCGATCCGCTGATCATCTTCGACCGCGCCGCCACCATCGTTCACGCCAATGCCGCCGCGTTCGCCGCCTTCGGCGGACTGGCGCCAGGCATGTCGTTGTCGCTGAAATTCCGCGCCCCGGAAATGCAAGCCTTGCTCGACGGCATCGTCTCGGGGATCGTCGCCGCCGATGTCGTCGACTATACCGAGAAGCTGCCGGTCGAACGGACATATCGGGTGAGCGCGTCCTCGGTCGGCCATGCCACCGAGCTTTACGTGCTGGTGTTCAAGGATCAGAGCGAGACGCGGCGGATCGACCGCATGCGCGCCGACTTCATCGCCAATGCCAGCCATGAGCTGCGCACGCCGCTCGCCTCGATCGCCGGCTTTATCGAGACGCTCAGAGGGCCGGCCCGCGACGATGCGGCCGCGCGCGACCAGTTCCTGCAGATCATGCAGAATCAGACCGGCCGCATGGCGCGCCTGATCGACGACCTCTTGTCGCTGTCGCGGCTTGAGATGAAGCCCTATCTGAGGCCGGGAACCGAGGTCGATCTTCGCCAGACCATCGACGCCGTGATCGACTCGCTCGCGCCGCTGGCCAAGGAGAACGGTCTCGCCATCGAGCGGGAGTTCACTGATGGATCGCTTTCCGTGCCCGGCGACCGCGACGAACTGTTCCAGGTTTTTGAGAACCTGCTCGAGAATGCATGCAAATACGGTCAGTCAGGCGGACGGGTCACCGTCTCGATCGCGCGCACCGGCTCTGGTCAGGAAGAGAGTGTCGACGTCACCATCCGGGATTATGGCCCCGGCATCGCGGAAGAGCACATCCCGCGCATCACCGAACGCTTCTACCGGGTCGACGTCGAGAGCAGCCGCACCCAAAAAGGCACCGGCCTTGGCCTTTCCATCGTCAAGCATATATTGACCCGTCACAACGCCACGCTTTCGATCAAGTCGGAAGTCGGCAAGGGCGCGGCGTTCACGGTTCATTTGCCGGCTTGCTAA
- a CDS encoding Hsp33 family molecular chaperone — MAAPRSFVMLETRPLAEHQPRLGEFGFAGDDHVVPYEVAPLDVRGRTVQLGPMLDAILSRHDYPEPVARLLAEACVLTVLLGTSLKFEGKFILQTRTDGPVDMLVADFTTPHALRAYARFDADRLEALTATGQTSQQALLGAGVLALTIDQGAHTQRYQGIVQLDGTSLEDAARTYFRQSEQIPTDLRMSVAKLVTPGPGGAREQWRAGGILAQFLPQASERMRVPDISGGDGDPRNVTHEPADNSWQELLALLGTTEPTELIDPTVGAERLLYRLFHEHGVRVFRGVPVADECSCSREKIRGILEGFSAQEIKDSTEEGGIHVACEFCSTQYDFDPTEFVAAG; from the coding sequence ATGGCCGCGCCCCGGAGCTTTGTCATGTTGGAAACCCGCCCATTGGCTGAACATCAACCCAGACTCGGTGAATTCGGCTTCGCCGGCGACGACCATGTCGTTCCGTACGAGGTCGCGCCGCTCGACGTGCGCGGCCGCACCGTGCAACTCGGGCCGATGCTCGACGCCATTTTGAGCCGCCACGACTATCCAGAGCCGGTCGCCCGCCTGCTCGCGGAGGCCTGCGTGCTGACCGTGCTGCTCGGCACCTCATTGAAGTTCGAAGGTAAGTTCATCCTGCAGACCCGCACCGACGGGCCGGTCGACATGCTGGTGGCGGACTTCACCACGCCGCACGCGCTGCGGGCCTATGCGCGATTTGATGCCGACAGGCTCGAGGCGCTGACCGCAACGGGCCAGACCTCGCAGCAGGCGCTGCTCGGCGCAGGCGTCCTGGCGCTGACCATCGACCAGGGCGCGCATACGCAGCGCTATCAGGGTATCGTCCAGCTTGACGGCACGTCGCTGGAGGACGCCGCTCGCACCTATTTCCGGCAGTCGGAGCAGATCCCGACCGATCTCAGAATGTCGGTCGCCAAGCTGGTGACGCCCGGCCCCGGCGGCGCGCGTGAGCAATGGCGCGCCGGCGGCATCCTGGCGCAGTTCCTGCCGCAGGCGTCGGAGCGGATGCGCGTTCCCGATATTTCGGGCGGCGACGGCGATCCGCGCAATGTGACGCACGAGCCGGCCGACAATTCCTGGCAGGAGCTTCTGGCACTGCTCGGCACCACCGAGCCGACCGAGTTGATCGATCCGACCGTGGGCGCCGAACGGCTGCTCTACCGGCTGTTCCACGAGCACGGCGTGCGTGTCTTCCGCGGTGTGCCGGTCGCCGACGAATGCTCCTGCTCGCGCGAAAAGATCCGCGGCATTCTCGAGGGTTTTTCGGCGCAGGAGATCAAGGACTCGACCGAAGAGGGCGGCATCCATGTCGCCTGCGAATTCTGCTCGACGCAGTACGATTTCGATCCGACGGAGTTCGTGGCGGCTGGATAA
- a CDS encoding aspartate aminotransferase family protein, which translates to MSGSALYETFARAPLAFERGEGTWLVTVKGERYLDFAGGIAVNSLGHSHPHLVAALTEQAAKLWHVSNLYEIPEQRRLGDRLVEATFADKVFFTNSGAEALECAIKTARRYHFVKGHPERFRIVTFEGAFHGRTLATIAAGGQYKYLEGFGPKVEGFDQVAFDDIDAAEKAITAETAAILIEPVQGEGGIRPVPPQSLKRLRQLCDQHGLLLIFDEVQCGIGRTGKLFAHEWTGVTPDLMAIAKGIGGGFPMGACLATDEAATGMTAGVHGTTFGGNPLAMAVGNAVLDVVLADSFLEDVQRKALLLKQGLASVADEFPDVIEGIRGTGLMLGLKCAMPNTKVNMALRDQHLLAVPAGDNVIRLLPPLTVTDAEIGEALDRIRAGARGLANAIVAEAAK; encoded by the coding sequence ATGAGCGGTTCGGCGCTTTACGAGACCTTTGCTCGTGCACCCCTGGCTTTCGAGCGCGGGGAAGGGACCTGGCTGGTCACAGTCAAGGGCGAGCGATATCTCGATTTCGCCGGCGGCATCGCCGTGAATTCGCTGGGCCACAGCCACCCGCATCTTGTGGCGGCGCTCACCGAGCAGGCCGCCAAGCTCTGGCACGTGTCCAATCTCTATGAGATCCCCGAGCAGCGCCGGCTGGGCGACCGCCTGGTCGAAGCGACCTTTGCCGACAAGGTGTTCTTCACCAATTCGGGCGCCGAGGCGCTGGAATGCGCCATAAAGACGGCGCGGCGCTATCATTTCGTCAAGGGCCATCCGGAACGCTTCCGCATCGTCACCTTCGAAGGTGCTTTTCATGGGCGCACCCTGGCGACGATCGCTGCCGGCGGCCAATATAAGTATCTCGAAGGTTTCGGTCCCAAGGTCGAGGGCTTCGACCAGGTCGCTTTCGACGACATCGACGCCGCCGAAAAGGCGATCACGGCGGAGACCGCTGCGATCCTGATCGAGCCGGTGCAGGGCGAGGGCGGCATCCGCCCGGTGCCGCCGCAATCCCTGAAGCGCCTGCGCCAGCTCTGCGACCAGCACGGCCTGCTCCTGATCTTCGACGAGGTCCAGTGCGGCATCGGCCGCACCGGCAAGCTGTTCGCGCATGAGTGGACGGGCGTCACGCCGGATCTGATGGCGATCGCCAAGGGAATCGGCGGCGGCTTCCCGATGGGCGCCTGTCTCGCGACCGACGAGGCCGCCACCGGCATGACCGCCGGCGTGCATGGCACCACCTTCGGCGGCAATCCCCTGGCGATGGCTGTCGGCAACGCCGTGCTCGACGTGGTGCTGGCCGACAGCTTCCTCGAAGACGTGCAGCGCAAGGCGCTGCTCCTGAAGCAGGGTCTCGCGTCGGTCGCCGACGAGTTTCCCGACGTCATCGAAGGCATCAGGGGAACCGGCCTGATGCTTGGGCTTAAATGCGCCATGCCCAACACCAAGGTGAACATGGCGCTGCGCGACCAGCACTTGCTTGCGGTGCCGGCCGGCGACAATGTCATTCGTCTGTTGCCGCCGCTCACCGTCACCGATGCCGAGATCGGCGAGGCGCTGGACCGCATCCGCGCCGGCGCCCGCGGGCTGGCGAACGCCATTGTCGCCGAAGCTGCCAAGTAG
- a CDS encoding GcrA family cell cycle regulator, with translation MNWTDERVELLRKLWSEGLSASQIAAQLGGVSRNAVIGKVHRLKLSGRGRATAAPARQKKATQGASIQKSVARAASAARHVTASIGATALQVQFDAEPVARHYIRPVENVVVPISRHLQLVELTERTCKWPNGDPLSEEFSFCGNDAAETGPYCKYHARVAFQPAAERRRAR, from the coding sequence ATGAATTGGACTGACGAGCGGGTCGAACTTCTCAGGAAATTGTGGTCGGAGGGCCTAAGCGCCAGCCAGATCGCCGCGCAGCTCGGCGGAGTGAGCCGCAATGCCGTCATCGGCAAGGTGCACCGCCTCAAGCTGTCGGGCCGCGGCCGGGCGACCGCGGCGCCGGCGCGGCAGAAGAAGGCCACACAGGGAGCCTCGATTCAGAAATCGGTGGCGCGCGCCGCGAGCGCTGCGCGCCACGTGACGGCCTCGATCGGCGCCACCGCCTTGCAGGTACAATTCGATGCCGAGCCGGTGGCGCGCCATTACATTCGCCCGGTCGAGAATGTCGTTGTGCCGATCTCCCGGCATCTGCAGCTCGTGGAACTGACCGAGCGCACCTGCAAATGGCCGAATGGCGATCCGCTGTCGGAAGAGTTCAGCTTCTGCGGCAACGACGCCGCCGAAACCGGTCCCTACTGCAAGTACCATGCCCGCGTGGCGTTCCAGCCGGCGGCAGAAAGGCGGCGGGCGAGGTGA
- a CDS encoding O-succinylhomoserine sulfhydrylase — MSSKKRNWKPQTALVHGGTLRSGFGETAEAIYLTQGYVYESAQAAEARFKGEEPGFIYSRYANPTVDMFEKRMCALEGAEDARATASGMAAVTAALLCSARAGDHIVAARALFGSCRWVVETLAPKYGIEATLVDGTDIANWEKAVRPNTKLFFLESPTNPTLEVVDITAVAALANSIGARLIVDNVFATPLQQKPLQLGAHIVVYSATKHIDGQGRCLGGIILSDKKWIDENLHDYFRHTGPSLSPFNAWTLLKGLETLPLRVRQQTESAGKIADFLAERPEIARVIYPGRADHPQADIVRKQMSGGSTLICLDVKGGKQAAFAVQNALDIVLISNNLGDAKSLITHPATTTHKNLSDEARAELGIGPGTLRLSVGLEDTDDLLADLEQALKAAK; from the coding sequence ATGAGCAGCAAAAAGCGTAATTGGAAGCCTCAGACGGCACTCGTGCATGGCGGAACGCTGCGTTCCGGCTTCGGCGAGACTGCCGAGGCGATCTACCTCACCCAGGGCTATGTCTATGAGAGCGCGCAGGCGGCGGAAGCCCGTTTCAAGGGCGAGGAGCCGGGCTTCATCTATTCGCGCTACGCCAACCCGACAGTCGACATGTTCGAAAAGCGCATGTGCGCGCTGGAGGGCGCAGAGGACGCGCGCGCCACCGCTTCGGGCATGGCGGCGGTGACGGCGGCACTGCTCTGCAGCGCCAGGGCCGGCGACCATATCGTTGCGGCCCGCGCCCTGTTCGGCTCATGCCGCTGGGTGGTCGAGACGCTGGCGCCGAAATACGGCATCGAGGCGACGCTGGTCGACGGCACCGACATTGCGAACTGGGAAAAAGCGGTCAGGCCGAACACGAAGCTGTTCTTCCTGGAAAGCCCGACCAACCCGACGCTTGAAGTGGTCGACATCACTGCCGTTGCCGCGCTCGCCAACTCGATCGGCGCCAGGCTGATCGTCGACAATGTCTTTGCCACGCCGCTGCAGCAGAAGCCGTTGCAGCTCGGCGCGCATATCGTCGTCTATTCGGCAACCAAGCACATCGACGGCCAGGGGCGCTGTCTCGGCGGCATCATCCTGTCGGACAAAAAGTGGATCGACGAGAACCTGCACGACTATTTCCGCCACACCGGTCCGAGCCTCTCGCCCTTCAATGCCTGGACGCTGCTCAAGGGCCTGGAGACGCTGCCGCTGCGCGTGCGCCAGCAGACGGAAAGCGCCGGCAAGATCGCGGACTTTCTGGCGGAGCGGCCGGAGATTGCCCGCGTCATCTATCCGGGCCGGGCCGACCACCCGCAGGCCGATATCGTCAGGAAGCAGATGTCGGGCGGCTCGACGCTGATCTGCCTCGACGTCAAGGGCGGCAAACAGGCGGCATTCGCCGTCCAGAACGCGCTCGACATCGTGCTGATCTCCAACAATCTCGGCGACGCCAAGAGCCTGATCACCCATCCGGCGACGACGACGCACAAGAACCTCAGCGACGAGGCGCGGGCGGAGCTTGGCATCGGGCCCGGCACGCTCAGGCTGTCCGTCGGGCTGGAGGATACGGATGACCTGCTCGCCGACCTCGAACAGGCGCTGAAGGCGGCCAAGTAG
- the argF gene encoding ornithine carbamoyltransferase: protein MSVRHFTDLSAVSEGDLRFMLDDAMARKTRLKAGERSKPLEGKVLAMIFDKPSTRTRVSFDVGMRQLGGETIMLTGTEMQLGRSETIADTAKVLSRYVDAIMIRTTSHDRLLELTENATVPVINGLTDDTHPCQLMADIMTFEEHRGPVAGKTFAWTGDGNNVLHSLLEASARFRFKLNVAVPEGSEPAEKHVDWAKANGGKLSFTRNAEEAVDQADCIVTDCWVSMGQEHRARGHNVFLPYQVNAALMAKAKPDALFMHCLPAHRGEEVTDEVIDGPHSVVFDEAENRLHAQKAVLAWCLGA, encoded by the coding sequence ATGAGTGTTCGTCACTTCACCGATCTGTCCGCCGTTTCCGAAGGCGATCTGCGCTTCATGCTGGACGATGCGATGGCGCGCAAGACCAGGCTCAAGGCCGGCGAGCGCTCGAAGCCGCTCGAAGGCAAGGTGCTGGCGATGATTTTTGACAAACCTTCGACGCGCACGCGCGTGTCCTTCGATGTCGGCATGCGGCAACTCGGCGGCGAGACGATCATGCTGACCGGCACCGAGATGCAGCTCGGCCGTTCCGAGACCATCGCCGACACCGCCAAGGTGCTGTCACGCTATGTCGATGCGATCATGATCCGCACCACTTCGCATGACCGGCTGCTGGAGCTCACCGAGAATGCCACCGTTCCGGTCATCAACGGCCTGACCGACGACACTCACCCCTGCCAGCTGATGGCCGACATCATGACCTTCGAGGAGCATCGTGGTCCGGTGGCCGGCAAGACCTTCGCCTGGACCGGCGACGGCAACAACGTGCTGCACTCGCTGTTGGAAGCCTCCGCGCGCTTCCGCTTCAAGCTCAATGTCGCCGTGCCCGAAGGCAGCGAGCCGGCCGAAAAGCATGTCGACTGGGCGAAGGCCAATGGCGGCAAGCTGAGTTTCACCCGCAACGCCGAGGAAGCCGTCGACCAGGCGGACTGCATCGTCACCGATTGCTGGGTATCGATGGGCCAGGAGCACCGCGCGCGCGGTCATAATGTCTTCCTGCCTTACCAGGTCAACGCGGCGCTGATGGCCAAGGCAAAGCCTGACGCGCTGTTCATGCACTGCCTGCCGGCGCATCGTGGCGAGGAGGTGACCGACGAGGTGATCGACGGGCCGCATTCGGTGGTGTTCGACGAGGCCGAGAACCGGCTGCACGCCCAGAAGGCGGTGCTGGCCTGGTGCCTGGGCGCTTGA
- a CDS encoding ceramide glucosyltransferase produces the protein MELTFAAAVTSSALLVSNLASILLAASRLKRRHVIAPPASKQPAVSIVVPLRGVEAFTRETLQRAFSLDWPRYELIFCVAHGEDPVIKLVSAAIARYPKVPARLLIGDDKVSANPKLNNCVKGWQAARNDWVILADSNVLMPKDYVQHLLAAWRPDTGLVCSTPIGSRPDGFWAEVECAFLNTLQARWQYAGEALGLGFAQGKSMLWNKPLLDGSGGIHALAAEIAEDAAATKLVNGLGLKVNLVAAPFEQPLGQRRLAEVWSRQARWARLRRVTFPQFFVPEVLTGVAAPLLLALIAAASAGVSLPATALCVLAIAYLPECLLASSKGWYLSPRSITAMMVRDALLPAIWARGWFGGAVDWRGNAMTIRANAMTELEEGA, from the coding sequence ATGGAACTGACTTTCGCGGCCGCCGTCACCTCGTCAGCCCTACTTGTTTCCAATCTCGCCAGCATCCTCTTGGCGGCATCGCGGCTGAAGCGGCGCCACGTCATTGCTCCCCCTGCAAGCAAGCAGCCGGCCGTCTCGATCGTTGTGCCTCTGCGTGGCGTCGAGGCGTTCACAAGGGAGACGCTCCAGCGCGCCTTCTCGCTCGACTGGCCGCGCTACGAGCTGATCTTCTGCGTCGCCCATGGCGAAGATCCGGTAATCAAACTCGTCAGTGCCGCGATCGCGCGATACCCCAAGGTTCCGGCGCGGTTGCTCATCGGCGACGACAAGGTGAGCGCCAATCCCAAGCTCAACAATTGCGTCAAGGGATGGCAGGCGGCCCGGAACGATTGGGTGATCCTTGCCGATTCCAACGTGCTGATGCCGAAGGACTATGTCCAGCATCTGCTGGCGGCATGGCGGCCGGATACCGGCCTCGTCTGCTCGACGCCGATCGGCTCGCGCCCGGACGGCTTCTGGGCCGAGGTCGAATGTGCCTTCCTCAACACGTTGCAGGCGCGCTGGCAATATGCCGGCGAAGCGCTCGGCCTCGGCTTTGCCCAAGGCAAGAGCATGCTGTGGAACAAGCCGCTGCTCGACGGCAGTGGCGGCATCCACGCTTTGGCTGCCGAGATCGCCGAGGATGCGGCCGCCACCAAGCTGGTCAACGGGCTTGGCCTGAAGGTCAATCTGGTCGCAGCGCCCTTCGAGCAGCCGCTCGGCCAGCGTCGGCTCGCCGAAGTCTGGTCGCGCCAGGCGCGCTGGGCGAGGCTGCGGCGCGTCACCTTCCCGCAATTCTTCGTCCCCGAGGTCCTCACCGGCGTGGCGGCTCCGCTCTTGCTCGCGCTGATCGCGGCGGCCAGCGCCGGCGTCAGCCTGCCTGCCACGGCGCTTTGCGTGCTGGCCATCGCCTATCTGCCGGAATGCCTGCTCGCCTCGTCCAAGGGCTGGTATCTATCGCCGCGCAGCATCACCGCGATGATGGTGCGCGACGCCCTGCTTCCCGCCATCTGGGCGCGCGGCTGGTTCGGCGGTGCCGTCGACTGGCGCGGCAACGCCATGACCATCCGCGCCAATGCGATGACCGAGCTGGAAGAGGGCGCCTAA
- a CDS encoding magnesium and cobalt transport protein CorA, with product MENVRNLTPAPQPTSGIIASSVYSAGKRVADIPVEQAGEWSTRPGHVVWIGLLEPDRNLLLRVQAQFHLHDLAIEDAEHPHQRPKIEQYGDALFIVARTAQLIEGRVTFGETHLFVGTGYIVSVRHGPSTSYAAVRQHWESCPSSLAKGEDFVLYAILDFIVDNYMPVLEQIEDEVEAIEDKVLLKPMSGADIERLYMLRRDLLRLRNAALPLVEVCRRLTSAELPQIHAAMHPLFRDVTDHIRTVQEKIDSLREVLAFAFEASLLVGQSQETAISKKLASWAAILAVPTAFAGIYGMNFNDMPELKMAYGYPTVLVAIALICSFLYWRFRKNGWL from the coding sequence ATGGAAAACGTCCGAAACCTGACCCCGGCCCCGCAGCCGACATCCGGCATCATTGCGTCCAGCGTCTATTCCGCCGGCAAGCGCGTCGCCGACATTCCGGTCGAGCAGGCCGGCGAATGGTCGACGAGGCCTGGCCATGTCGTCTGGATCGGGCTGCTCGAGCCGGACCGCAATCTGCTGCTGAGGGTGCAGGCGCAGTTCCATCTGCATGACCTTGCGATCGAGGATGCCGAGCATCCGCACCAGCGGCCGAAGATCGAGCAGTATGGCGATGCGCTGTTCATCGTCGCCCGCACCGCCCAGCTGATCGAGGGCCGCGTCACCTTCGGCGAGACGCATCTGTTCGTCGGCACCGGCTATATCGTCAGCGTCCGCCATGGACCGTCGACATCTTACGCCGCCGTGCGCCAGCATTGGGAAAGCTGCCCGTCTTCGCTCGCCAAGGGTGAGGATTTCGTCCTCTATGCCATCCTCGACTTCATCGTCGACAACTACATGCCGGTGCTCGAGCAGATCGAGGACGAGGTCGAGGCGATCGAGGACAAGGTGCTGCTCAAACCCATGAGCGGCGCCGATATCGAGCGGCTCTACATGCTGCGGCGCGACCTCCTGCGGCTGCGCAATGCGGCGCTGCCACTGGTTGAGGTTTGCCGCCGTTTGACCAGCGCCGAGCTGCCGCAGATCCACGCCGCCATGCATCCGCTGTTTCGCGACGTGACCGATCACATCCGCACCGTGCAGGAAAAGATCGACAGCCTGCGCGAGGTGCTTGCTTTCGCCTTCGAAGCCAGTCTGCTGGTTGGGCAAAGCCAGGAAACGGCGATCTCCAAGAAGCTCGCCTCATGGGCCGCCATCCTGGCGGTGCCGACAGCCTTCGCCGGCATCTATGGCATGAATTTCAACGACATGCCGGAACTGAAGATGGCGTATGGCTACCCGACAGTCCTGGTCGCCATCGCGCTGATCTGCTCGTTCCTGTACTGGCGCTTCAGGAAGAATGGGTGGTTGTGA
- the phoU gene encoding phosphate signaling complex protein PhoU: MQSVHIVSAYDEELKFLSKRIAAMGGHAERMVEQAVAALVNADPGLAQKVIQDDLVLDEGQREIDDKAIVIIARRQPMATDLREIVGAIRISADIERVGDLGKNVAKRVAAVIDGRQPSSLFRGLEALANLALTQLKEVLDVYATRSVDKIGFVRDRDDQIDAMYTSLFRELLTYMMEDPRNIAPCTHLLFCAKNIERIGDHATNIAETIYYIVTGDQMPAERPKGDKTDKIVASGTLSGK, from the coding sequence ATGCAGTCCGTGCATATCGTCAGTGCCTATGACGAGGAACTGAAATTCCTGTCCAAGCGCATCGCCGCGATGGGCGGGCATGCCGAGCGCATGGTCGAACAGGCGGTGGCGGCGCTGGTCAATGCCGATCCGGGCCTCGCCCAGAAGGTCATCCAGGACGATCTCGTCCTCGACGAGGGGCAACGCGAGATCGACGACAAGGCGATCGTCATCATTGCCAGGCGCCAGCCGATGGCCACGGACCTGCGCGAGATCGTCGGCGCCATTCGCATCTCGGCCGACATCGAGCGCGTCGGCGATCTCGGCAAGAACGTCGCCAAGCGCGTCGCGGCAGTGATCGATGGCCGCCAGCCGAGCAGCCTGTTCCGTGGCCTCGAGGCGCTGGCCAATCTGGCGCTGACGCAGCTCAAGGAAGTGCTCGACGTCTACGCTACGCGTTCGGTCGACAAGATTGGCTTCGTGCGTGACCGCGACGACCAGATCGACGCCATGTACACTTCGCTTTTCCGCGAGCTTCTGACCTACATGATGGAAGATCCGCGCAACATCGCGCCCTGCACGCATCTGTTGTTTTGCGCCAAGAACATCGAGCGTATCGGCGACCATGCCACCAACATCGCCGAAACCATCTACTACATCGTCACCGGTGACCAGATGCCGGCCGAGCGGCCGAAGGGCGACAAGACCGACAAGATCGTCGCTTCCGGAACGCTGTCCGGGAAGTGA
- a CDS encoding alpha/beta hydrolase, whose translation MSSIETGLFLGRIPFAKVGTRPESLIVINGGQGFMMKPEPSRLEKDARRLKRILPPGMSFVLISYDPDPKDDVSLRNMARDISEIIDTNLNKPARLMGISYGGVVATHVAADYPDSVEKLILLASAHGFSADGKKRLHRQIQFAKDEQFHVLEEFATVFRRPWLNLLLRFRLMFKRRLIARMGAQSSIVRYLEAMLHNNVTNEDLRNISARTLILGGERDQFFGSGMMEAAASGIGGAKLMVLAEETHMAPVERASDVRKHIQEFI comes from the coding sequence ATGAGCAGTATTGAAACAGGATTGTTTCTCGGCCGGATACCATTCGCGAAAGTCGGAACGCGACCGGAAAGTCTTATTGTCATCAACGGCGGTCAAGGGTTCATGATGAAGCCCGAACCTTCCAGATTGGAAAAGGACGCCAGACGGCTCAAACGGATCCTTCCACCGGGCATGAGCTTTGTGCTGATCAGCTACGATCCAGATCCAAAAGACGATGTTTCACTCAGGAATATGGCTCGAGACATCTCAGAGATCATCGACACCAACCTCAACAAGCCGGCACGTTTGATGGGTATTTCCTATGGCGGCGTGGTGGCAACGCATGTGGCCGCAGACTATCCCGACTCCGTGGAAAAACTGATCTTACTGGCGAGCGCACATGGCTTTTCGGCCGATGGAAAAAAGCGGCTCCACAGACAGATCCAATTCGCGAAAGACGAACAATTTCATGTGCTGGAGGAATTCGCGACGGTATTTCGGCGACCGTGGCTGAACCTGCTGTTGCGTTTTCGCCTGATGTTCAAACGCAGATTGATTGCACGAATGGGAGCCCAGAGTTCAATCGTCCGCTACCTCGAAGCAATGCTCCACAACAATGTGACGAACGAAGACCTTCGCAACATCTCGGCCAGAACCTTGATCCTAGGCGGTGAAAGGGACCAGTTCTTCGGCAGCGGCATGATGGAAGCCGCCGCGAGTGGGATCGGGGGAGCGAAGCTCATGGTGCTCGCGGAAGAAACCCATATGGCCCCAGTCGAACGAGCATCAGATGTCCGCAAGCACATCCAGGAATTCATTTGA